In Flavobacterium cerinum, one genomic interval encodes:
- a CDS encoding DUF4301 family protein: MEKDLKQRYSKVIKITMYGPESTGKTTLSKQLAEHFKTIWIPEFAREYLQQKWDQKQEICDEHDMLPIAIGQMKLENEAVQIANKLLFCDTNLMVTKVFSEIYYGFCDELLDDAAREHNYDLFFLTDVDVPWEKDDLRDRPEKRKETFEIFEKALIENNKPYIILSGNQAERYEKAVKAVEMLLKAKKLGFTSADFLQMWHRGTNIEDIERQLTFFNEGIAKINLHKIATVQDGIWHFDQEKEQELVAYFEARKERFSIEKLVPASGAASRMFKFLVDFLNEFKLHEETINAYVNRKKASELSVFLVGIEKFPFYNSVLEETKLQYDGFDQFSQDEKYFRFIETMLSPAKFDFLNKPKGVLPFHQEKEAITTPIYKHLKEAEAYTNVNGKAHIHFTVSEEHLENFQEVVSNIKNNVEVSYSFQHKATDTLAVNLDNIPFRLEDDSLFFRPGGHGALIQNLNRLKSDIVFVKNIDNVCFNHFDGIVYYKKLLGGLLISLQEEIFESLKTIEATNDPGTLQKIITFVTEKLNIVLPRNFSKYTFENQKSQLFQLLNRPIRICGMVKNEGEPGGGPFWVTGEEGMHSLQIVESSQVDMQNKKQAQILNVSTHFNPVDLVCGLKDYKGQKFKLDDFVDHNTGFIVQKTKGCEDIKAYELPGLWNGAMSNWITVFVEVPLLTFNPVKTVNDLLKPAHQPR; this comes from the coding sequence ATGGAGAAAGATCTTAAACAGCGATACTCAAAAGTTATAAAAATAACCATGTACGGCCCTGAAAGTACAGGGAAAACAACCTTGTCGAAACAATTGGCCGAACACTTTAAAACCATTTGGATTCCGGAATTTGCAAGGGAATATCTACAACAGAAATGGGATCAGAAACAGGAAATCTGCGATGAGCATGATATGCTTCCGATTGCAATCGGACAGATGAAGTTGGAAAATGAAGCAGTACAAATTGCAAATAAATTGTTGTTCTGTGATACCAATCTTATGGTAACCAAAGTGTTCTCGGAAATCTATTACGGATTTTGTGATGAACTACTGGATGATGCAGCACGGGAACACAATTATGATCTGTTTTTTCTTACGGATGTCGATGTACCTTGGGAGAAAGACGATTTGAGAGATCGCCCTGAAAAGAGAAAAGAAACCTTCGAGATTTTTGAAAAAGCCTTAATTGAAAATAATAAGCCCTATATCATTCTTTCAGGCAATCAGGCGGAACGCTATGAGAAGGCGGTTAAAGCAGTCGAGATGTTACTGAAAGCTAAAAAACTCGGATTTACTTCTGCCGATTTTTTACAGATGTGGCACAGAGGAACAAATATCGAGGATATCGAACGACAATTGACGTTCTTTAATGAGGGTATTGCCAAAATTAATCTTCATAAAATTGCAACGGTTCAGGATGGCATTTGGCATTTTGATCAGGAAAAAGAACAGGAATTGGTGGCCTATTTTGAAGCGCGTAAAGAGCGCTTCTCTATAGAAAAACTGGTTCCGGCTTCAGGAGCGGCCAGTAGAATGTTTAAGTTTTTGGTAGATTTTCTAAATGAATTTAAATTACATGAAGAAACGATCAATGCTTATGTGAACCGGAAAAAAGCATCTGAATTATCTGTGTTTTTGGTTGGAATAGAAAAATTTCCTTTCTATAATTCGGTATTGGAGGAAACAAAATTACAATACGATGGATTTGATCAGTTTTCTCAGGATGAAAAATATTTCCGTTTTATTGAAACGATGTTGTCTCCTGCTAAATTTGATTTTCTAAATAAACCAAAGGGCGTTTTGCCTTTTCATCAGGAAAAAGAAGCGATAACAACACCGATTTATAAGCATCTTAAAGAAGCGGAAGCCTATACTAATGTTAATGGAAAGGCGCATATCCATTTTACGGTATCAGAAGAACATCTGGAAAATTTTCAGGAAGTAGTTTCGAATATTAAAAATAATGTGGAAGTGTCCTATTCGTTTCAGCATAAAGCAACGGATACCTTAGCGGTTAATCTGGATAATATACCGTTCCGATTGGAAGATGATTCGCTTTTCTTTCGTCCGGGAGGACACGGAGCATTAATCCAGAATTTAAATAGATTGAAGAGTGATATTGTGTTTGTTAAAAATATCGACAATGTGTGCTTTAATCATTTTGATGGAATTGTTTATTATAAAAAATTATTAGGCGGTTTATTGATCAGTCTTCAGGAAGAAATTTTTGAAAGTCTGAAGACGATAGAAGCTACAAATGATCCGGGAACACTTCAGAAAATTATCACTTTTGTAACGGAGAAGCTGAATATTGTATTGCCCCGAAATTTTTCAAAATATACATTTGAAAATCAGAAAAGCCAGTTGTTTCAATTGCTAAACCGACCGATACGAATTTGTGGTATGGTGAAGAATGAAGGAGAACCGGGCGGCGGACCATTTTGGGTAACGGGTGAAGAAGGGATGCATTCACTGCAAATCGTCGAATCGTCTCAGGTGGATATGCAAAATAAAAAACAGGCACAGATTCTTAATGTGTCGACTCATTTCAATCCGGTTGATCTGGTTTGCGGTTTAAAAGATTATAAAGGGCAGAAGTTTAAGCTGGACGATTTTGTAGATCATAATACCGGTTTTATAGTACAGAAAACCAAAGGATGTGAAGATATAAAAGCCTATGAATTACCGGGCTTGTGGAATGGAGCAATGTCTAACTGGATCACGGTTTTTGTAGAAGTTCCGCTTTTAACGTTTAATCCGGTAAAAACGGTTAATGATTTACTAAAACCGGCACATCAGCCGCGATAA
- the arfB gene encoding alternative ribosome rescue aminoacyl-tRNA hydrolase ArfB, which produces MKKEILFSELRYKAVRSSGAGGQHVNKVATKIQLLFDVANSAAFTEEEKSTVINKLANRLTKDGVLLLSCGESRSQLKNKEIVTARFLMLLQQAMQVDKERKATKIPHAAVKKRIQNKRVQAQKKESRRKPNVD; this is translated from the coding sequence ATGAAAAAAGAGATTCTTTTTAGTGAGTTGCGCTATAAAGCTGTTAGAAGTAGCGGAGCAGGAGGGCAGCATGTGAATAAAGTAGCGACTAAAATTCAGCTATTGTTCGATGTGGCTAATTCAGCGGCGTTTACGGAAGAAGAAAAAAGTACCGTAATAAATAAACTGGCTAACCGATTAACGAAAGACGGTGTGTTGCTGCTCAGTTGCGGTGAAAGCAGAAGTCAGTTAAAGAATAAAGAAATCGTAACAGCTCGTTTTCTAATGCTGTTACAACAGGCAATGCAAGTGGATAAAGAACGAAAAGCGACCAAAATTCCACATGCAGCCGTTAAAAAACGTATTCAAAATAAAAGAGTTCAGGCGCAGAAAAAAGAATCGCGGAGAAAACCTAATGTCGATTAA
- a CDS encoding TonB-dependent receptor has product MKTVLQSVVALVCLQPVMLFAQEKTVQDTTKTKQLDEVLVSAVRAADKTPVTFSNVGKKQLSERNLGQDIPVLMNYLPSVVTTTDAGNGVGYTGIRVRGSDATRVNVTINGIPYNDSESQGTFWVNMPDFVSSVESLQLQRGVGTSTNGAGAFGASLNMLTDSYSEKGYGEIANSFGSFNTRKHTVKFSSGLLGDKFELAGRLSKINSDGYIDRASSDLKSYFLQGTYVGKSTLIKALVFGGSEKTYQSWNGLDGADLKDLGLDENMLDNNPRFNVSGLYFDDNGQVKFYDNQTDNFNQDHYQLHWNEKWSNNWSTNVALHYTKGKGYYESYKRSGKFSEFGLTPFVEGGQTISRSDLINQKWLDNDFYGFTFSSNYKADNLDVIVGGGANKFEGGHFGKLLWVKEKAAYDYGQLFYDDKGIKTDMNVFAKATYDVAKGLSLFGDLQYRNVNYKANAVKTGLVDDTFRFFNPKAGVNYVLNPKNSFYFSYAKASREPNRNDYEGNVPKPEKMDDYELGWRYASRVAKLNLNAYYMKYKDQLVLTGALNDVGESKRINVDNSYRVGLELDATIFISEKWLIRQNATISQNKIVDFTANKDGEMHNFGTTNIAFSPDFIAGNAITWLPMKNLQVSLLSKFVGNQYMGNVDAEKSILKSYSVSDFNIIYEIKPKKIFKSIVITGLVNNIFNTKYQSNGFFYTYDDDWSNPNQVTTIEGVGYYPQARINFMGGLTLKF; this is encoded by the coding sequence ATGAAAACAGTATTACAATCCGTTGTGGCGTTAGTCTGCCTTCAGCCGGTTATGCTTTTCGCGCAGGAAAAAACCGTTCAGGACACAACTAAAACCAAACAACTGGACGAAGTATTGGTATCGGCAGTACGTGCAGCCGATAAAACTCCGGTTACGTTTAGTAATGTCGGAAAGAAACAATTATCAGAACGAAATCTGGGACAGGATATTCCGGTTCTGATGAATTACCTGCCTTCTGTGGTAACTACTACCGATGCCGGAAATGGTGTCGGCTATACCGGAATCCGGGTGAGAGGTAGCGATGCAACCCGTGTGAATGTGACGATCAACGGTATTCCGTATAACGATTCGGAATCGCAGGGAACTTTTTGGGTGAACATGCCGGATTTTGTTTCCTCTGTAGAAAGTCTTCAGTTACAGCGAGGTGTCGGTACATCAACAAACGGTGCCGGTGCTTTCGGAGCAAGTTTAAATATGCTTACGGATAGCTATTCGGAAAAAGGATATGGAGAAATTGCGAATTCTTTCGGAAGTTTCAACACCCGAAAACATACGGTAAAATTTAGTTCCGGTTTGTTAGGAGATAAGTTCGAATTGGCCGGACGATTGTCTAAAATCAATTCTGATGGTTATATCGATCGCGCTTCTTCAGATCTGAAATCATATTTTCTTCAGGGAACTTATGTCGGAAAGTCGACATTAATTAAAGCGTTGGTTTTTGGTGGATCGGAAAAAACATACCAGTCGTGGAACGGTTTGGATGGTGCAGATTTAAAAGATTTAGGACTGGATGAAAATATGTTGGATAACAATCCGAGGTTTAATGTTTCCGGTTTGTATTTTGATGATAACGGCCAGGTGAAATTCTACGATAATCAAACGGATAATTTTAATCAGGATCATTATCAATTGCACTGGAATGAGAAATGGAGTAATAATTGGTCAACTAATGTTGCATTGCATTATACGAAAGGAAAAGGTTATTACGAAAGTTATAAAAGAAGCGGGAAATTCTCGGAGTTCGGATTGACACCTTTTGTGGAAGGCGGACAAACGATTTCCAGATCGGATTTAATCAATCAGAAATGGCTGGATAACGATTTCTACGGATTTACCTTTTCATCAAATTACAAAGCGGATAATCTGGATGTAATTGTGGGTGGTGGAGCCAATAAGTTTGAAGGCGGACATTTTGGAAAGTTGCTATGGGTGAAAGAAAAAGCGGCTTATGATTACGGTCAGCTTTTTTATGACGACAAAGGAATTAAAACGGATATGAACGTATTCGCGAAAGCGACTTATGATGTTGCAAAAGGATTAAGTCTGTTCGGCGATTTGCAATACCGAAACGTAAACTACAAGGCAAATGCTGTCAAAACGGGATTAGTGGATGATACGTTCCGTTTTTTTAATCCGAAAGCAGGGGTGAATTATGTGCTGAATCCTAAAAACAGTTTCTATTTTTCTTATGCGAAAGCCAGTCGTGAACCTAATCGTAATGACTACGAAGGAAATGTTCCGAAGCCGGAAAAAATGGATGACTATGAGTTGGGATGGCGTTATGCTTCCCGAGTGGCAAAGCTGAATCTGAATGCTTATTACATGAAATATAAGGATCAGTTGGTGTTAACAGGAGCATTAAATGATGTGGGAGAATCCAAAAGAATTAATGTTGATAATAGCTACCGTGTCGGATTGGAATTAGATGCGACGATCTTTATCTCGGAGAAATGGTTGATCCGTCAGAATGCAACGATCAGTCAGAATAAAATTGTAGACTTTACAGCAAATAAAGATGGTGAAATGCATAATTTCGGAACAACGAACATCGCGTTCTCTCCTGATTTTATTGCCGGAAATGCGATTACATGGTTGCCGATGAAAAATCTGCAAGTGAGCTTACTGTCGAAATTTGTTGGTAATCAATATATGGGGAATGTGGACGCTGAAAAATCGATCTTAAAATCGTATTCAGTTTCCGACTTTAATATTATTTACGAAATCAAGCCGAAAAAAATCTTTAAATCAATCGTGATTACCGGATTGGTAAATAATATTTTCAATACAAAATACCAGTCTAACGGCTTCTTCTATACGTATGATGATGATTGGTCAAATCCGAACCAGGTTACGACAATCGAAGGTGTGGGGTATTATCCGCAGGCACGAATTAACTTTATGGGTGGTTTAACACTGAAATTTTAA
- a CDS encoding Rieske (2Fe-2S) protein: protein MKKYILLLFLTALIGSCSKDSVVNNNNPYLPNYPVSMTININLPAYSSLRFTNGYAYVSGPAAGIRGIILFKTGTGIVAFDRACPNQSLSDCSTMEVEGINAVCSCDNKKYSLYTGIGDGQYPMKQYRVEQTGDMLRVYN from the coding sequence ATGAAAAAATACATCCTTTTATTGTTTTTAACGGCTTTGATCGGGAGCTGCAGCAAAGACAGTGTGGTTAACAACAATAACCCTTATCTTCCAAATTATCCGGTTTCGATGACGATCAACATTAACCTTCCGGCTTATAGCTCGCTTCGATTTACAAACGGTTATGCTTATGTCTCAGGACCGGCTGCCGGGATACGAGGAATTATTCTATTTAAAACCGGAACCGGAATCGTGGCTTTTGACCGCGCATGTCCTAATCAGTCCTTAAGTGACTGTTCAACGATGGAAGTAGAAGGTATTAATGCCGTATGTTCCTGCGACAATAAAAAATACAGTTTATACACCGGAATAGGTGACGGACAATATCCGATGAAGCAATACCGTGTAGAACAAACCGGTGATATGCTTAGAGTATACAATTAA
- the greA gene encoding transcription elongation factor GreA, giving the protein MSKVSYYTAEGLKKLRDELDQLKSVERPRASQAIAEARDKGDLSENAEYDAAKEAQGLLELKIAKMEEVLANARLIDESQLDVSKVLVLSTVKIKNQTNGMELKYTLVAESEADLKTGKISVTSPIGKGLLGKSVGEIAEIQVPNGTLKFEILEISRD; this is encoded by the coding sequence ATGAGTAAAGTATCTTATTATACTGCGGAAGGATTAAAGAAATTAAGGGATGAACTGGATCAGTTAAAGAGTGTGGAACGTCCTCGTGCATCACAGGCTATTGCCGAAGCAAGAGATAAAGGAGATTTGTCTGAAAATGCAGAATACGATGCAGCTAAAGAAGCTCAGGGGCTTTTGGAGTTGAAAATTGCTAAAATGGAAGAGGTTTTGGCAAATGCACGTTTAATTGACGAATCACAACTGGATGTTTCGAAAGTATTGGTATTGTCGACGGTAAAAATCAAAAACCAAACCAACGGAATGGAATTGAAATATACTTTGGTAGCTGAAAGTGAAGCTGATTTAAAAACGGGTAAAATCTCAGTTACTTCTCCGATCGGAAAAGGACTTTTAGGAAAATCGGTAGGTGAAATTGCAGAAATCCAGGTGCCAAACGGAACATTAAAATTCGAAATTTTAGAAATCTCAAGAGACTAA
- a CDS encoding HIT family protein — protein sequence MSSIFTKIINGEIPCYKVAEDDNFLAFLDINPNAKGHTLCIPKKEINKIFDMEEEHYLELMRFSRKIAKALEKTVACKRIGMAVVGLEVPHVHVHLIPLQDMDDMRFQRKTSLTPQQFEELAQAIAGNL from the coding sequence ATGAGCTCCATTTTTACTAAAATCATAAACGGTGAAATCCCTTGCTATAAAGTAGCGGAGGATGATAATTTCCTGGCATTTCTGGATATTAATCCGAATGCGAAAGGCCATACATTGTGTATTCCGAAAAAGGAAATCAATAAGATTTTCGATATGGAAGAAGAGCATTATCTTGAATTAATGCGTTTCTCCAGAAAAATTGCCAAAGCACTTGAAAAAACAGTTGCTTGTAAAAGAATCGGAATGGCTGTTGTAGGATTGGAAGTGCCACATGTTCACGTTCATTTAATTCCATTACAGGATATGGATGATATGCGTTTTCAACGAAAAACCAGTTTAACACCACAACAGTTTGAAGAGTTGGCGCAAGCTATTGCGGGTAATCTTTAA
- a CDS encoding SH3 domain-containing protein, translated as MKQLFFIFLFLISGCVFAQDNHSVYWIYGKNIGFSEEDNTIEKEGIVGVKNCYVRDLPSTSGKLVDSLQLGNKVMVKKRTGAVQKIKGINMDWVEIQYRSGNETKKGYLWLGFLALDFKESEGLTFMTVLERINTRKEEDYEKQEFVLAAKVLDKSNVLLDSKEIRKNITESYYYRQELMGNFGLQNIQKLYRISFSGEACGIPTYFFYFGWTGTKLLLMPEKMAVSDAGVYYYSENFIFPNEPGGKQGFIYKVIEEAEEQESTNDNESVMLEKSWKETYSWDGEQAKLIKKSLLRQELVKQ; from the coding sequence ATGAAGCAACTATTTTTTATTTTTCTTTTCCTGATTTCCGGATGTGTATTTGCTCAGGATAATCATAGTGTTTACTGGATTTACGGTAAAAATATCGGTTTTTCTGAAGAGGATAACACGATAGAAAAAGAAGGAATTGTGGGAGTAAAAAATTGTTATGTCCGCGATTTACCGTCTACCTCCGGAAAACTTGTAGATTCCTTACAACTGGGTAATAAAGTAATGGTAAAAAAACGTACCGGCGCTGTCCAGAAAATTAAAGGAATTAATATGGACTGGGTGGAGATTCAATATCGATCCGGAAACGAAACCAAAAAAGGATATTTGTGGTTGGGTTTTCTGGCACTCGATTTTAAAGAATCCGAAGGACTTACTTTTATGACGGTTCTGGAGCGTATCAATACCCGTAAAGAAGAAGATTATGAAAAGCAGGAATTTGTTCTTGCTGCTAAAGTCTTAGATAAGTCGAATGTCCTTTTGGATAGTAAGGAAATCCGAAAAAATATTACGGAGAGTTATTACTACCGACAAGAACTTATGGGGAATTTCGGGCTTCAGAATATTCAAAAGCTATATAGAATTAGTTTTAGTGGTGAAGCTTGTGGTATTCCCACCTATTTCTTTTATTTCGGATGGACCGGAACAAAACTATTACTGATGCCGGAAAAAATGGCAGTAAGTGATGCCGGTGTCTATTATTATTCCGAAAATTTTATTTTCCCGAACGAACCCGGTGGAAAACAAGGCTTTATCTATAAAGTTATAGAAGAAGCGGAAGAGCAGGAAAGTACAAATGATAACGAATCCGTTATGCTCGAAAAATCATGGAAAGAAACCTATAGTTGGGACGGAGAACAGGCCAAACTAATTAAGAAAAGCCTGTTACGTCAGGAATTGGTTAAACAATAG
- a CDS encoding sensor histidine kinase: MNLSERRNLIRWVIILGSFNILVFILWNTYTFFQKFKEEERLKMELWATATKTLNNADENTEVELPFQILSNNTTIPIIQTTDKDSILNMINVEKEISGDSARSRAFLNKLRSENQPIIMNLGGQNQYLYYGNSSLLTKLKFYPIALVLIGLFFSGMIFSFYRASKMATQNKLWAGMAKETAHQIGTPLSSLIGWLEIMKADNVDETTVSEIEKDINRLQTITDRFSKIGSEPVLEDHDLIQETEQSFEYLQARTSKQVEFTFHAPDYPIHIMMNPILHSWTIENLVKNAIDAMKGKGKLNITIEDTERFVKIKVSDTGSGIPKKQFNSIFDPGFTTKKRGWGLGLSLTKRIVEEYHNGKIKVAHSEIGKGTTMQITFKKAIV, encoded by the coding sequence ATGAATCTTTCCGAAAGACGTAACCTCATCCGCTGGGTCATTATACTGGGCTCCTTTAATATTCTGGTTTTTATATTATGGAATACTTATACTTTTTTTCAGAAGTTTAAGGAAGAGGAACGTTTAAAGATGGAACTTTGGGCTACGGCGACCAAAACCCTAAACAATGCCGATGAGAATACAGAAGTAGAACTTCCGTTTCAGATTCTGAGTAATAATACAACTATCCCGATTATCCAGACGACTGATAAAGACAGTATTCTAAACATGATTAATGTCGAAAAAGAAATCAGTGGCGATTCAGCACGATCAAGAGCTTTTCTAAATAAATTGCGATCCGAGAACCAACCTATTATAATGAATTTAGGCGGTCAGAATCAATATTTGTATTACGGCAATTCGTCGTTACTGACCAAGTTGAAGTTCTATCCGATTGCTTTGGTATTAATCGGATTGTTTTTTAGCGGTATGATTTTCAGTTTTTACCGGGCCAGCAAAATGGCAACGCAAAATAAACTTTGGGCCGGTATGGCTAAAGAAACCGCTCATCAGATCGGAACTCCTTTATCATCACTAATCGGATGGTTAGAAATCATGAAAGCCGACAATGTTGACGAAACTACGGTATCTGAAATTGAAAAGGATATTAATCGTTTACAAACTATTACCGACCGTTTTTCTAAAATCGGCTCCGAACCGGTTTTGGAAGATCACGACCTGATACAGGAAACCGAACAGTCTTTTGAATATTTACAAGCCCGAACTTCTAAACAGGTTGAGTTTACTTTCCACGCTCCGGATTATCCGATTCATATTATGATGAATCCGATTTTACATAGTTGGACAATCGAAAATCTCGTAAAAAACGCAATCGATGCGATGAAGGGTAAAGGAAAATTAAACATCACAATCGAAGATACCGAACGGTTTGTAAAGATTAAAGTGAGTGATACCGGAAGTGGCATTCCTAAAAAGCAATTTAACAGTATATTCGATCCCGGGTTTACAACTAAAAAAAGAGGTTGGGGACTTGGTTTATCGCTTACCAAGAGAATTGTAGAGGAATATCACAACGGAAAAATAAAAGTGGCGCATTCCGAGATCGGAAAAGGCACCACGATGCAAATCACTTTTAAAAAGGCTATTGTTTAA
- a CDS encoding flavin reductase family protein: MLSVDPKELNPMKLQAYLQGAVGPRPIAFASTIDEDGNPNLSPFSFFNVFSSNPPILIFSPARRVRNNTVKHTLINAEQTKEVVINIVNYPIVQQASLSSTEYGDGVNEFLKSGLTMVPSDVVKPYRVGESPVQFECKVNDIVKLGTEGGAGNLIICEVVKIHIDEAILDENGTIDQYKIDLVSRMGGNWYSRANMGLFEVEKPLTTLGVGVDAIPDFIKESPVFDGNDLGKLGNVEALPTEEEIAIFVKENFAVKAVISADDETKKHRKAKEHLDNNEVLTAWKVLLSKQ; encoded by the coding sequence ATGCTTAGTGTCGATCCAAAGGAGTTAAATCCGATGAAATTACAAGCGTATCTGCAAGGTGCTGTTGGCCCGAGACCGATTGCTTTTGCCAGTACAATTGACGAAGACGGAAACCCGAATTTATCACCGTTCAGCTTTTTTAATGTATTTAGTTCGAATCCGCCGATATTGATTTTTTCACCGGCAAGAAGAGTACGTAACAATACGGTAAAGCATACTTTAATCAATGCAGAGCAAACGAAAGAAGTGGTGATCAATATTGTCAATTATCCGATTGTACAACAAGCCTCTTTATCCAGTACCGAGTATGGTGACGGAGTAAATGAATTTCTAAAGTCCGGTTTGACAATGGTGCCGTCAGATGTTGTAAAACCATATCGTGTTGGCGAAAGCCCGGTACAATTTGAATGCAAAGTAAACGATATTGTAAAACTAGGAACGGAAGGCGGAGCCGGAAATCTGATCATTTGTGAAGTGGTGAAAATTCATATCGATGAAGCCATATTAGATGAAAACGGAACAATCGATCAGTATAAAATTGATTTGGTTTCCCGTATGGGCGGAAATTGGTATTCAAGAGCCAATATGGGACTTTTTGAAGTAGAAAAGCCATTAACGACATTAGGAGTTGGAGTGGATGCTATTCCTGATTTTATCAAAGAGAGTCCGGTATTCGATGGTAATGATTTGGGGAAATTAGGTAATGTGGAAGCATTGCCAACCGAAGAAGAGATTGCTATCTTTGTAAAAGAAAATTTTGCGGTTAAAGCGGTTATCAGTGCCGATGACGAAACCAAGAAACACCGGAAAGCAAAAGAACATCTGGATAATAATGAAGTGCTGACCGCCTGGAAAGTGCTTTTATCAAAACAATAA
- a CDS encoding DUF3127 domain-containing protein, translating to MEVTGKIKVINGTQQISASFKKRELVVTTEEQYPQHIMVEFTQDKCELLDSYKVGEQVKVSINLRGREWVNPQGEAKYFNTIQGWRIERMQAEAPAGGGYAQQMPPVPAADAFEPASSFNEEEHDDLPF from the coding sequence ATGGAAGTTACAGGGAAAATAAAAGTGATTAACGGAACACAGCAAATCAGTGCCAGTTTTAAAAAGAGAGAGTTAGTTGTAACTACAGAAGAGCAATATCCACAACATATTATGGTTGAGTTTACTCAGGATAAATGTGAATTACTGGATAGTTATAAAGTAGGAGAGCAAGTTAAAGTATCGATAAACCTGAGAGGAAGAGAATGGGTTAACCCACAGGGAGAAGCTAAATATTTCAATACCATTCAGGGATGGAGAATTGAAAGAATGCAGGCAGAAGCTCCGGCAGGTGGCGGATATGCACAACAAATGCCTCCGGTACCGGCTGCAGATGCTTTTGAACCGGCTTCAAGCTTTAACGAAGAAGAGCACGACGATTTACCGTTCTAA
- the aat gene encoding leucyl/phenylalanyl-tRNA--protein transferase, whose amino-acid sequence MYFLTRELYFPPVSETDYSGILAVGGDLSTERLLLAYNSGIFPWFEDGEPITWWAPDPRMVLLFDELVISKSMRNILNRNIFTVTFNKDFRSVISNCQTIKREGQNGTWITDDMIEAYCTLHELGHAQSVEVWQDDQLVGGLYGVDLGHIFCGESMFSKVSNASKVAFIKLVEYLKTNNYLLLDCQVYNEHLESLGAFEVDRESFMKVLNKTPDRF is encoded by the coding sequence ATGTATTTTTTAACAAGAGAACTTTATTTTCCTCCGGTATCGGAAACGGATTATTCCGGTATATTGGCTGTTGGCGGTGATTTGTCAACGGAAAGGTTATTGTTGGCTTATAACTCCGGAATATTTCCCTGGTTTGAAGACGGTGAACCGATTACCTGGTGGGCACCGGATCCGAGAATGGTGTTGCTTTTCGATGAATTGGTTATTTCTAAAAGCATGCGCAACATTCTAAACCGGAATATTTTTACTGTAACCTTCAATAAGGATTTTCGCAGTGTGATTTCCAATTGTCAGACAATAAAGCGTGAAGGGCAAAACGGTACCTGGATTACTGATGATATGATTGAAGCCTATTGTACGCTTCATGAACTTGGTCATGCGCAATCCGTTGAGGTTTGGCAGGACGATCAGCTTGTCGGCGGATTATATGGCGTGGATCTGGGCCATATTTTTTGTGGCGAAAGTATGTTTTCTAAAGTGTCGAATGCTTCGAAAGTAGCGTTTATTAAGCTTGTCGAATATCTGAAAACGAATAACTATCTGTTACTGGATTGCCAGGTTTATAACGAACATCTGGAAAGCCTCGGGGCATTTGAAGTCGACAGAGAAAGTTTTATGAAAGTATTGAATAAAACACCTGACAGGTTTTAA